In Afipia sp. GAS231, a single window of DNA contains:
- a CDS encoding YbfB/YjiJ family MFS transporter, which translates to MRPLPEFSVKSPDVHQLYPHPARLILILSLAPTVGLGIGRFAYALVLPDMRDSLAWSYSAAGFMNTINAAGYLAGALLVSRVIRRYGLAATARWGTLACVLSLALCALSGNFVVLSFARLLAGVGAAAGFVGGGALAATIAQSRPERANFLLSLFYAGPGIGILASGLAAPFVLQAFGPGSWWIVWWAMTLLAVGMTIPLLLAPLHADATGATAAKSKFTIAPVAIYLAAYFLFGAGYIAYMTFMIAYVRDAGGGAAAQSAFWSLIGLSAFVTPWVWRRVLALDRGGLTTTVILGVNAIGAAMPIFGHSVWLLALSALVFGVAFFAVVGSTTAFVRMNYPPAAWPTAIAAMTISFGIGQTLGPIAVGAITDAMGSLSVALNVSAAMLALGAVLAAFQRRLPAQTSS; encoded by the coding sequence ATGCGGCCCCTGCCGGAGTTTTCCGTGAAATCCCCTGATGTTCACCAGCTTTACCCGCATCCCGCGCGGCTGATCCTCATTCTGTCGCTGGCGCCGACCGTCGGTCTCGGCATCGGCCGCTTCGCCTATGCGCTGGTGCTGCCTGACATGCGCGACTCGCTGGCCTGGTCGTATTCCGCCGCCGGCTTCATGAACACGATCAATGCGGCCGGCTATCTCGCCGGCGCCCTGCTCGTCTCGCGCGTGATCCGGCGCTACGGCCTCGCCGCTACGGCGCGCTGGGGGACGCTGGCCTGCGTGCTGTCGCTGGCGCTCTGCGCGCTGTCAGGTAATTTCGTGGTGCTGAGTTTTGCTCGCCTCCTCGCCGGCGTTGGCGCCGCGGCTGGATTCGTCGGCGGCGGCGCGCTGGCCGCGACGATCGCGCAGTCGCGGCCCGAACGGGCGAATTTTCTGCTGAGCCTGTTCTATGCCGGACCCGGCATCGGCATCCTGGCCTCGGGTCTGGCGGCGCCGTTCGTGCTGCAGGCCTTCGGGCCGGGTTCGTGGTGGATCGTGTGGTGGGCGATGACCCTTCTGGCAGTCGGCATGACCATTCCGCTGCTGCTGGCGCCGCTGCACGCCGACGCCACCGGCGCCACGGCAGCCAAATCCAAATTCACGATCGCGCCGGTTGCGATCTATCTCGCCGCCTACTTCCTGTTCGGTGCCGGCTACATCGCCTACATGACCTTCATGATCGCCTATGTGCGCGATGCCGGCGGCGGCGCCGCAGCGCAAAGCGCGTTCTGGAGCCTGATCGGCTTGAGCGCCTTCGTGACCCCTTGGGTGTGGCGGCGCGTGCTCGCGCTCGATCGCGGCGGCCTCACCACCACCGTCATCCTCGGCGTCAACGCGATCGGCGCGGCGATGCCGATCTTCGGCCACTCGGTGTGGCTATTGGCGCTGTCAGCGCTGGTGTTCGGCGTCGCGTTCTTCGCCGTGGTCGGCTCGACCACCGCCTTCGTCCGCATGAACTATCCGCCCGCGGCGTGGCCGACCGCGATCGCGGCGATGACGATCTCCTTCGGCATCGGCCAGACGCTGGGCCCGATCGCGGTCGGCGCCATCACCGACGCGATGGGCAGCCTGTCGGTCGCGCTGAACGTTTCGGCCGCGATGCTGGCGCTGGGTGCGGTGCTGGCGGCGTTTCAGAGGAGGCTGCCCGCGCAAACCTCATCCTGA